In Balearica regulorum gibbericeps isolate bBalReg1 chromosome 2, bBalReg1.pri, whole genome shotgun sequence, one DNA window encodes the following:
- the SP8 gene encoding transcription factor Sp8 codes for MATSLLGEEPRVGSTPLAMLAATCNKIGSPSPSPSALSDSASSYGKGFHPWKRSSSSSSSSAGSCGAVGSGLPGFGVAGAARNGSSAAAAAAAAAAAAAALVSDSFSCGGSPGSSAFSLTSSSAAAASSPFANDYSVFQAPGSAGGGGGGGGGGGGAAGQEAAAHQPVFISKVHTSVEGLQGIYPRVGMAHPYESWFKPSHPGLGAGEVGSAGASSWWDVGAGWIDVQSPNGAAALPGSLHPAAGGLQTSLHSPLGGYNSDYSGLGHSAFSSGASSHLLSPAGQHLMDGFKPVLPGSYPDSAPSPLAGAGGSMLGGGPAAPLAASPRSSARRYSGRATCDCPNCQEAERLGPAGASLRRKGLHSCHIPGCGKVYGKTSHLKAHLRWHTGERPFVCNWLFCGKRFTRSDELQRHLRTHTGEKRFACPVCNKRFMRSDHLSKHVKTHSGPGGAGGPGGGGPGGGPGPGGKKGSDTDSEHSAAGSPSCHSPELLPPPESGHRNGLE; via the coding sequence GAGGAACCGCGGGTAGGCTCCACGCCGCTGGCCATGCTCGCCGCGACCTGCAACAAGAtcggcagccccagcccctcgccGTCCGCCCTCTCGGACAGCGCGTCCTCCTACGGCAAAGGCTTCCACCCCTGGAAacgctcctcctcctcctcctcatcctcggCGGGCAGCTGCGGCGCCGTGGGCTCCGGCCTCCCGGGCTTCGGCGTGGCGGGCGCGGCACGCAACGGCTCttcggcggcggcggcggcggcagcggcggcggcggcggcggccgccctCGTCTCGGACTCGTTCAGCTGCGGCGGCTCGCCGGGCTCCAGCGCCTTCTCCCTCACTTCCAGCAGCGCGGCTGCCGCCAGCTCGCCCTTCGCCAACGACTACTCCGTCTTCCAGGCGCCGGGCagcgccggcggcggcggcggcggcggaggcggcggcggcggggcggcggggcaggaGGCGGCGGCGCACCAGCCCGTCTTCATCTCCAAGGTGCACACGTCGgtggaggggctgcagggcatcTACCCGCGGGTGGGCATGGCGCACCCCTACGAGTCCTGGTTCAAGCCCTCGCACCCGGGGCTGGGCGCTGGCGAGGTGGGCTCGGCGGGCGCCTCCAGCTGGTGGGACGTGGGCGCCGGCTGGATCGACGTGCAGAGCCCCAACGGGGCGGCCGCCCTGCCCGGCTCGCTGCACCCGGCGGCCGGCGGGCTCCAGACCTCGCTCCACTCGCCGCTGGGCGGCTACAACTCGGATTACTCGGGCCTGGGCCACTCGGCCTTCAGCAGCGGCGCGTCCTCGCACCTCCTCAGCCCCGCCGGGCAGCACCTCATGGACGGATTTAAGCCGGTGCTGCCCGGCTCCTACCCGGACTCGGCCCCCTCGCCGCTGGCCGGCGCCGGGGGCTCCATGCTAggcggcggccccgccgcgccgctgGCCGCCTCGCCGCGCTCCTCCGCCCGCCGCTACTCGGGCCGCGCCACCTGCGACTGCCCCAACTGCCAGGAGGCCGAGCGGCTGGGGCCGGCGGGGGCCAGCCTGCGGCGCAAAGGGCTGCACAGCTGCCACATCCCCGGCTGCGGCAAGGTCTACGGCAAGACCTCGCACCTGAAGGCGCACCTGCGCTGGCACACGGGCGAGCGGCCCTTCGTCTGCAACTGGCTCTTCTGCGGCAAGCGCTTCACCCGCTCCGACGAGCTGCAGCGGCACCTGCGGACCCACACGGGCGAGAAGCGCTTCGCCTGCCCCGTCTGCAACAAGCGCTTTATGCGCAGCGACCACCTCAGCAAGCACGTCAAGACCCACAGCGGCCCCGGCGGCGCCGGCGGCCCGGGaggcggcggccccggcggcggccccggccccggcggcaAGAAGGGCAGCGACACCGACAGCGAACACAGCGCGGCCGGCAGCCCGTCCTGCCACTCCCCggagctgctgccacc